TGTGAGTTCGATATTCACCTCAGTCGGAATTGATGATGCGGGAAAGCAAGCCAGAGGCAACGGGGGTAACATCAACATTACAACGGGGTCATTGTTGATGACTAATGGCGGGCAACTCAATGCCATCACTAAAGGCATAGGAAATGCAGGCAACGTCAATATTAATGCTCGCGATACGATTACTCTCGATGGTGAAAGAAGGCTCAGCTCGACTAAAGCAGCCAGTTCAATATTCACCTCCGTTGATGGTAATGAATATAGTGGCTATTCAAATCTGGGAACAGCGATTGGCAACGGGGGCGACATCACGATTACCACTGGAACACTTTCAATTACCAGGGGTGCTGCTTTGAGTGCGTTGACCAAAGGTCAGGGAAATGCAGGTAATGTGACTGTCACTGCTGATAATAAAATTACCCTCGATGGAGAGAATAGCAACAAAGGTGCCAGTGGGATATTTAGCTCGGTTGATGCTAATTTGTATACCGATCAGCCACGCGCGGTTGGGGACGGAGGCGATGTAAAAATCACAACCGGGTCGCTGGCGATCGCCAGGGGTGCGGGAGTGTTTGCTGTTACCACTGCACAAGGAAATGCAGGTAATGTAACTATCAATGCAAAAGATACAATTGCCATTGATGGGGAAAATAGCAACCAAGGCTCCAGTGGGATATTTAGCTCTGTCGATGCTAATTTGTATACCAAAAAGCCGCCAGCATTAGGCAATGGTGGCAAAATCAAAATTGATGCTGGGAAACTTTCACTGACCAATGGAGGTGGTGTGTTTGCCGCTACTGCTGGGCAAGGAGATGCTGGTGATGTCACGATCAATGCTCGCAATACTGTCACCATTGATGGAGAAAATAGCAAAAAAAGTGGCAGTGGGGTATACAGCTCAGTGGATGCTAATTTGTATAGCGATCGCCAAGCAGCAATAGGCAATGGGGGTAACATCAGTATTACGACTGATTCTCTATCTGTTACCAATGGCGGTGGATTATTTGCTGCCACTGCTGGACAGGGGGATGCCGGTAATGTGAATGTCAATGCCCGTCAAGTCTTATTCGATGGCTTGTCAACTAATGGCGGTTCGAGTGGCATATTTAGCGATGTAAAACCAAATGCTGTGGGCAATGGTAAAAATATTAATGTTAGCGCCAGAGAATTGACTGTGCGCAACGGTGCCAGGCTTTCTGCCAGTACAGAGGGAAATGGAGCCGCAGGTAACATTGAGATTGATGCACAAATTGTCGATATCTCAAGTAGCGTTCCTACCAGTGGTTTATTTGTGAGTACTGTTGGTCAAGGAAAAGGTGGCGATCTCGCAATCAATAGTAACTTGTTGACGCTGACCAACAGTGAAGTCAGTGCCCGTTCTCAAAGTACGGAAAATGCTGGCCAGATAAATATTAAAGTTGCCGATCTCATAAGTATGATTGGCAGTAATATCACTACTGCCGCCGATCGATCTGCTGGTGGTGCTATTACCATCACAGCAGGAGATATGCGCTTGTTTGGTGACAGCGACATCACAACCAATGTTTTTAGTGGTGCCAGCGGTGGTGGAAACATCACTCTGAATGCTAACTCGATCGTTGCCTTGAGTGACAGCGATATCCTGGCGTTTGCGCAAGATGGTAAAGGCGGTGACATCACTCTCAATACTCCTGCATTCTTTGGTCAAAATTATCAACCTACTCCTACTGGTACCAATCCTCTGACTTTGGATGGCAACAATCGTGTGGATATAAATGCTAGTGGCAGTATACCTGGCGTGATTACTTTACCTGATACTAGTTTTATTCAAAATAGCCTGAGTGAGTTACCAGAAGGCTTAATAGACACTAGCAGCCTGATTGCCAATAGTTGCATAGCCCGCAGTTCTCGCCAACAAGAGGGAACTTTCATCATCACCGGTTCTGGAGGCTTACCTTCCCGCCCCGGAGAAGCTTTGATATCCCAATATACTTTTGGCACAGTGCGTAATGTATCCTCATCCGCCAAGTCTCCTCGTCGTCCTTGGCAGAAAGGCGATCCGATTGTGGAACCGCAAGGTGTGTATCGTCTACCTTCGGCGCAGCTTGTTTTAAGTCGGGAGTGTTCTTAACAATCTTTGGTATCCACTATAGGAGTTGATTTGTGCTTCATCAATATTGCAGATATATTCAGCGTCGCTTCTGGGGCATTCTCTTTCTTTGCAGTCTGAGTTTTTGCTTATGGTTGAATCATCTATTTTTTATAGGAGAAGCGGTGCGCGCCCAAACTTCTGATGCTAGTCAACTAGTGCAGCAGGGTGTGCAAAATTATCAATTGGGAAATTTGCAAGAAGCAATTAAAAAATGGAAAGAAGCTTTAAAGTTTTACCAAGATACTCACAACTCTGCCAACGAGGCGGTGGTGTTAGAGAATTTGGCAAGGGCCTATCAACAAATGGGACAGATGAATCAGTCTCTGACTTACTGGGATCGAGTTATCGCTTACTATCGGCAAGTTAGGGATGTGCAGCAGGTGGGACGGATGCTGATAGAGCAATCGCAAGTATACAACAGCTTAGGGCAACCTAAAAAGGCGATCGCTCTGTTGTGTGGCAAGTATCAAGAAGAACTGGATGAGCAATCAAACAAAATCGAGCCAGAATCAACTTGTCTGTCAGACAGTGCATTGCAAATTGCCATCACTCAAAAAGACCAAATGGCAGAAGCAGCAGCTTTAGGAAATATTGGAGAAGCTTACCGTCTTGTAGGTTCTTATAATCGAGCGATTCAATATCTTCATAAGGCTGAAATAATTGCTCCCAAAAATACCGATTTTTTAGTGTTGAATAGTTTAGGAAATGCCTATGTAAATCGGGCACAACGTTGGGGGTTACGTGCCGAATCTGCGAAACAAAGCGATGTGCCCAAGGCTGATGAATTTAAAAACAAATCTCAAAGTGATTACGAACAAGCTATTACCAAGTTTCAAAACAGTTTTCAAAAAGCTGACGCACAAGATAATCAATTTGCTCAAATCCGAGCGTTGATGAATTTAATTCAGTTATACTATCGTACTCCCGATCGGCAAATTAAATTTGAGCAATTATTAGAAAAAGCTTTAGCATTGTTAGATAAATTACCCGATTCTCATACTAAAGTTTATTTAACGATAGATTTAGCTAATCTTCCCGTTATTACAGAACTGGTGACTTCGCCGTTAACGCAGTGTCCTAAGCAGCGACAGCTATCAGATGAGCAAGCGATCGCACTCCTCAACAAAGCTGTCAAAATCGCCAATAATCTCCAAGTATCTCGCTCGCAATCCTTTGCTTATGGGGCACTAGCTCATGTTTATGAATGTCGTCGTGAGTATGAAAAAGCTTTAGAATTAACTCAGCAAGCACTTTGGCAAGCTGACCAAAATTTAGAAGCGAAAGATAGCCTTTATTTATGGCAATGGCAAGCCGGAAGAATTTTGCGATCGCAGAATAATCAAATCAAAGCTGTTACAGCTTATCAAGAAGCCTATGCTACTTTAGAAGAAATCCGCAGCAATATTCTAGAAGCCGATAAAGATTTACAATTTGATTTTCGAGATATTGTCGAGCCTCTCTATCGGGAATTGGCTCAGTTAAGATTAGAATTAGCTGCCATATCACCTGAAAATCGGAAAAAACAGCTAACTACTGCTATAGAAACTATAGAATCTTTGAAGTTAGCAGAATTACAAAACTACTTTGGTAATGATTGTGTCATAGCAGCTATTAATAATTCCAGAAATATTGAGGAACTCTTAAAAGCAGATACTGCTGTTTTTAGTTCTATTGTATTTGATAATCGCACCGCCATTCTGCTGAGTTTAGCAAATGGCAAGCAGCAGCTTGAATGGATCGATGAAAAACGTGATGTTCTCCGAGAAAAAATCAAAGACTTTAGACAGTCACTCATCAGTGGCGCTGAGGAAATTAGCGATGATAAAATTAAGCAACAGGCACAATATTTTTATGACAAAATTTTCCGTAAATTTGAGTTAGATCTCGATAAAATAAAAACTCTCGTTTTCATTCAAGATAGTTTTTTGCGTAGCATTCCAATGGCTGCGCTTTATGATGGCAAGCAATATCTGATTGAGAAATATGCGATCGCAACTACCCCTAGCTTGCGTTTGACAGCCCCTAAAAACCTCAATCGTCAACAGAGTCGAGCTTTAATCTTAGGCATAACTAAAGAAGCTAAAATTGATGGCAAAGATTATCCAGCTTTGTCAAAAGTAAAGTTAGAAATTGATAAAGTTGAGAAACTATTTTCAGGTAGTAAATCATTTATCAATGAAGAGTTCAACCGAAATAACTTAGAGAAAGAACTGAATAAAACCGTTTATCCAATTATTCACATCGCTACTCACGCTCAATTTGGTACCATTGCAGAGGATACTTTTCTAGTTGCCGGAGTTAACGATAAACTCACAATTAAGCAGCTAGAAACTACCCTCCGCCAAGTCAATAGCGGTTCTAACTCAATAGAATTGTTGACGCTAACTGCTTGCCAAACTGCTGTAGGAGATGACCGTGCAACTCTTGGTTTAGCTGGTATTGCCTTGCAAGTTGGCGTTAAAAGTGCGTTGGCTTCTCTGTGGTCTGTGAATGATGATTCTACATTCAATTTAATATCTGCGTTTTACGATAACTTCCGCAACTCAGGAGTAAGCAAGGCGGAAGCTTTGCGTCAGGCTCAAATTAGGCTAATTAACGCTAAGAAAATACCAGAAATTAACGATCAATATGATAACCCTGCTTATTGGGCACCGTTTATCCTCAGCGGTAACTGGCTGTGAACTAGCCAGGTTAGGATTGCAA
The genomic region above belongs to Calothrix sp. NIES-2098 and contains:
- a CDS encoding TPR repeat protein, which encodes MLHQYCRYIQRRFWGILFLCSLSFCLWLNHLFFIGEAVRAQTSDASQLVQQGVQNYQLGNLQEAIKKWKEALKFYQDTHNSANEAVVLENLARAYQQMGQMNQSLTYWDRVIAYYRQVRDVQQVGRMLIEQSQVYNSLGQPKKAIALLCGKYQEELDEQSNKIEPESTCLSDSALQIAITQKDQMAEAAALGNIGEAYRLVGSYNRAIQYLHKAEIIAPKNTDFLVLNSLGNAYVNRAQRWGLRAESAKQSDVPKADEFKNKSQSDYEQAITKFQNSFQKADAQDNQFAQIRALMNLIQLYYRTPDRQIKFEQLLEKALALLDKLPDSHTKVYLTIDLANLPVITELVTSPLTQCPKQRQLSDEQAIALLNKAVKIANNLQVSRSQSFAYGALAHVYECRREYEKALELTQQALWQADQNLEAKDSLYLWQWQAGRILRSQNNQIKAVTAYQEAYATLEEIRSNILEADKDLQFDFRDIVEPLYRELAQLRLELAAISPENRKKQLTTAIETIESLKLAELQNYFGNDCVIAAINNSRNIEELLKADTAVFSSIVFDNRTAILLSLANGKQQLEWIDEKRDVLREKIKDFRQSLISGAEEISDDKIKQQAQYFYDKIFRKFELDLDKIKTLVFIQDSFLRSIPMAALYDGKQYLIEKYAIATTPSLRLTAPKNLNRQQSRALILGITKEAKIDGKDYPALSKVKLEIDKVEKLFSGSKSFINEEFNRNNLEKELNKTVYPIIHIATHAQFGTIAEDTFLVAGVNDKLTIKQLETTLRQVNSGSNSIELLTLTACQTAVGDDRATLGLAGIALQVGVKSALASLWSVNDDSTFNLISAFYDNFRNSGVSKAEALRQAQIRLINAKKIPEINDQYDNPAYWAPFILSGNWL
- a CDS encoding filamentous hemagglutinin outer membrane protein, with the translated sequence MSAVFLRLNWLTGVKIAISGALIFWSNITLAQVTPDTSLGSESSVVIPNLTIENLPSDLIDRGAIRGINLFHSFQEFNVEAGRGVYFTNPQGIENILSRVTGTNPSNILGTLGVLGNANLYLMNPNGIVFSENASLDVQGSFVATTANAIRLGNTGLFSASEPASSDLLSIHPTALFYNVLAKEAAIVNRSQEGINVPNGQSLFLIGGNVKLEGGVINAPGGRVELGGLTAPGIIEMKIDSLGKLENVSFPMEVQRADVELSNQAKVLVTAAGGGSISVNTQNLNILGRSSLNAGIANNAGTVDTVAGDINVDATGVITLKESSVIQNIVNEGATGNAGKINLVGDSLNLLTGSQLFSSSLAKGNGGDVNVRVGNTVTFDSAGNNTSTSGIISSIGEKGEGNAGNINISTGSFVVSNGAQLNTITFAKGNAGTVNINATGKVSFDGANVGASGIISAVGITGNGKGGDINITAGSLAVTNGAQLNALTRNEGNAGNVNIIAQDTVLIDGENANSVNDPYAGVSSIFTSVGIDDAGKQARGNGGNINITTGSLLMTNGGQLNAITKGIGNAGNVNINARDTITLDGERRLSSTKAASSIFTSVDGNEYSGYSNLGTAIGNGGDITITTGTLSITRGAALSALTKGQGNAGNVTVTADNKITLDGENSNKGASGIFSSVDANLYTDQPRAVGDGGDVKITTGSLAIARGAGVFAVTTAQGNAGNVTINAKDTIAIDGENSNQGSSGIFSSVDANLYTKKPPALGNGGKIKIDAGKLSLTNGGGVFAATAGQGDAGDVTINARNTVTIDGENSKKSGSGVYSSVDANLYSDRQAAIGNGGNISITTDSLSVTNGGGLFAATAGQGDAGNVNVNARQVLFDGLSTNGGSSGIFSDVKPNAVGNGKNINVSARELTVRNGARLSASTEGNGAAGNIEIDAQIVDISSSVPTSGLFVSTVGQGKGGDLAINSNLLTLTNSEVSARSQSTENAGQINIKVADLISMIGSNITTAADRSAGGAITITAGDMRLFGDSDITTNVFSGASGGGNITLNANSIVALSDSDILAFAQDGKGGDITLNTPAFFGQNYQPTPTGTNPLTLDGNNRVDINASGSIPGVITLPDTSFIQNSLSELPEGLIDTSSLIANSCIARSSRQQEGTFIITGSGGLPSRPGEALISQYTFGTVRNVSSSAKSPRRPWQKGDPIVEPQGVYRLPSAQLVLSRECS